From Macaca mulatta isolate MMU2019108-1 chromosome 3, T2T-MMU8v2.0, whole genome shotgun sequence, the proteins below share one genomic window:
- the RP9 gene encoding retinitis pigmentosa 9 protein, which yields MSSRPGREDAGAGGARRPREPPEQELQRRREQKRRRHDAQQLQQLKHLESFYEKPPPGLIKEDETKPEDCIPDVPGNEHAREFLAHAPTKGLWMPLGKEVKVMQCWRCKRYGHRTGDKECPFFIKGNQKLEQFRVAHEDPMYDIIRDNKRHEKDVRIQQLKQLLEDSTSDEDGSSSSSSEGKEKHKKKKKKEKQKKRKKEKKKKKKRKHKSSKSNESSDSE from the exons ATGTCGTCCCGGCCGGGGCGCGAGGACGCGGGGGCTGGGGGCGCGCGGCGGCCGCGTGAGCCGCCGGAGCAGGAGCTGCAGCGACGTCGGGAGCAGAAGCGGCGGCGGCACGACgcgcagcagctgcagcagctcaAGCACCTGGAATCCTT ttaTGAAAAACCTCCTCCTGGGCTTATCAAG GAAGATGAGACTAAGCCAGAAGATTGTATACCAGATGTACCAGGCAATGAACATGCCAGGGAATTTCTGGCTCATGCACCAACTAAAGGACTTTGGATGCCACTGGGGAAAGAAGTCAAAGTGATGCAGT gttGGCGTTGCAAACGGTATGGTCACCGAACGGGCGACAAAGAATGCCCTTTCTTTATCAAAGGCAACCAGAAGTTAGAGCAGTTCAGAGTG GCACATGAAGATCCCATGTATGACATCATACGAGACAATAAACGACATGAAAAGGACGTAAG GATACAGCAGTTAAAACAGTTACTGGAGGATTCTACCTCAGATGAAGATGGGAGCAGCTCCAGTTCCTCTGAAGGTAAAgagaaacacaagaaaaagaagaagaaagaaaagcaaaagaaaaggaaaaaagaaaagaaaaagaagaaaaaacggAAGCACAAATCTTCCAAGTCAAATGAGAGTTCTGACTCAGAGTGA
- the RP9 gene encoding retinitis pigmentosa 9 protein isoform X1 — MSGAAVKDFKSVLLMGSEGRSGSQLPLGTEQNLTWEALRFSSSTEFQDSPDDPGECGIKKIQIYEKPPPGLIKEDETKPEDCIPDVPGNEHAREFLAHAPTKGLWMPLGKEVKVMQCWRCKRYGHRTGDKECPFFIKGNQKLEQFRVAHEDPMYDIIRDNKRHEKDVRIQQLKQLLEDSTSDEDGSSSSSSEGKEKHKKKKKKEKQKKRKKEKKKKKKRKHKSSKSNESSDSE, encoded by the exons ATGTCGGGCGCCGCGGTCAAGGACTTCAAGTCCGTCCTCCTGATGGGGAGCGAGGGGCGTTCAGGGAGCCAACTGCCGCTCGGCACCGAGCAGAATCTGACTTGGGAGGCCCTGCGCTTCTCTAGCTCCACGGAGTTCCAGGACAGTCCAGATGACCCGGGAGAGTGTGGTATAAAGAAGATTCAAAT ttaTGAAAAACCTCCTCCTGGGCTTATCAAG GAAGATGAGACTAAGCCAGAAGATTGTATACCAGATGTACCAGGCAATGAACATGCCAGGGAATTTCTGGCTCATGCACCAACTAAAGGACTTTGGATGCCACTGGGGAAAGAAGTCAAAGTGATGCAGT gttGGCGTTGCAAACGGTATGGTCACCGAACGGGCGACAAAGAATGCCCTTTCTTTATCAAAGGCAACCAGAAGTTAGAGCAGTTCAGAGTG GCACATGAAGATCCCATGTATGACATCATACGAGACAATAAACGACATGAAAAGGACGTAAG GATACAGCAGTTAAAACAGTTACTGGAGGATTCTACCTCAGATGAAGATGGGAGCAGCTCCAGTTCCTCTGAAGGTAAAgagaaacacaagaaaaagaagaagaaagaaaagcaaaagaaaaggaaaaaagaaaagaaaaagaagaaaaaacggAAGCACAAATCTTCCAAGTCAAATGAGAGTTCTGACTCAGAGTGA